TTTATTTCTAATTCCGTTTTGATAAAATTATTAAGGTCAGTTGTAAATATGGTATGAAGAAATCTATTGTTTTCGCTTATACAACTAGAATCCATATACAGGTCAGTTGAGTCATTGATTATTAGTGTCAGAAGTTCGGTAGTTTTCTCCTTATCCAAATTCCTATAATCAATTTTAGGGTTTTCTTTACATCCAAAATGTAACAGAAAAACCAAAAGTAATATGTAAGCTAACTTCTTTTTCAAATTGTGGGCAACGTTTGGGCTATGATTAGTGCGGTGCAGAAATCCGACGGATTTCCAACTACGCACTAAGCAAAAGCAGTTTTTTTGTTTTAATTTTTTATCTCAAAGCAAAATCAAACTGATTTTGCGGTCATTATAAATATACACAAACCACTTAATTATACCCCAAAGACCGCATTAATTATAGCCGTTGTTGTGTTTTCGTTATTTTTAGTCCTCAATTTTATTTCCATTTTTGTCATATCCAGGCGGCCAAACGTCATATTTATTTTTGAATTCTGACGGAGTTGTAGGCTCACCCATATTCCCAAAAAATTTGGGTTTATTTTTTACTTCAATCAAACTTTTCCAAGTTTCATCATCCATTGATTTAATTCCGAAAGAAGCTAATTTTTCAGACTTAGAGTAATTTAAGCTATCTACTTTTTTGTTAATCCTCACTTTTTGTTCTGTCGTTAATTTTATCGCAATTTGTTTCCACAAATCAGAAATCGGATTTCTAATATTCAATACAGCTAGTTTTTCCACCTCCAGTGCGGTCAAGTTTTTAGGAAATTCATCCGGATTAAATTCATTCATTAAATTGAAATTTTAGGAGTGAGTTATCAAATGAAACACAACGCTTCAGCTATGAGTAGTGCGGAGGGAAGGAAACCTTTTTGTTTCCATCTTCGCACGTAGCAAAAGCTTTTTGTTTTGATTTATATTTTTTCGCCAGAGCAAAATCGAAAAGATTTTGCGGACATAGTAAATATACGCTTACTTTAAATTAAACAACAAACCCCGCATTACTTATAGGTATTGTTGTAAACAGTATTTATTTGTCCACTTTTACAAATCCCAAAATATTATCAATTAAAGGACTCGTTGCGTGAACTTTATATCCGCCAGAATCAGTACTAATTATTTTTACGTTTATTTTTTGTCCAATCATATGACTAGCGTCTTCAGGGTAATTTAATATTTTAGTATAAGTCATTACGTATTCGCAATCCGACTTCCATTTAATTGACGAATAGACCTCTACTTTAGTTATTGGATTAATTTCTATTTGAGTTGAGTCAGTTCGAATAACCAATTCCGGCCTATTTTCTAGTACATAATTAAATTCTCCGGTCCTATAGTCCAAACATTTTTTTTCCTGTGCTTTACAGCTAAAGCAACATATTATAAACACTAAATAAATCCAGTTTTTCATATTGTTTACAACGTTTAAGCTATGAACAGTACGGGAGCAAACTAGCGTTTGCTTTCCGCCACACACATAGCGAAATCTTTGTGTTTTGTTTTTACTTTTTTTGTCAAAAGCGAAATCCCAAAGATTTCGCGACCTTATAAAAATACGTAAACCTTAGCTTTTAAGACCTTAGCCCGTATTGTTTATAGGTGTTGTTGTAAAACGTTTTATTCATCCCGTAATTGATTCAGAATGTTCATTAAATTTTCTTTGAATTCCTTCATTTTTTTTACTTGCATAAAATGGATAAAAGCCAAAAAGGCTATAGAAAAAGGAATAAATAAAATTAACAGGGGATATGCTTCAGTAATAATAATTGTAATGAAAATTATTAAAAAGAACAGATGAGCAAAGATTTTTCCAAAACCATTAAATTCATCATTTCCGTTGATTTCGATTTTTATGTTCGTTCTGTCTTTATCTCCAAAAATTTTTCCATTTGCATTGGCAGGAGACATATTCGGATTCATAAACTTTCTTTTTTTTCTTAATATAAATTCAGTTGAATCTATCTTTCCTAAATATGTTTTTTCCGTACTAAAAAATTCGTCTGAGAAATATCCTCTATCATTCTCAATATATTTTTGAAATCGATTAGTAAAAGTGTCATTTCCGAAATCAAAATCTACCAGAATTATCTCTTTTGGATAAAAATATTCTATAAGATTAAATCCCATATTGGAAATGTTTTACAACGGTCTAAGCTATGAACAGTACGGGAGAAAACTATCGTTTGCATTCCGCGACGCACATAGCGAAATCTTTTTGTTTTGTTTTTTCTTTTTTGGTGTCAAAAGCGAAATCCCAAAGATTTCGCGACCTCATAAATATACACAGACCTTTCGTTTAAGCCCGAAACCCGTATTGTTTATAGGTGTTGTTGTACGCTGGCATTTCCGTCCGAGTGTATTATTTACTTACTTTTTAATTTTTCCGCTATCTCGTCATAATATTCCTGCGTTACTACTTCAGTCCAAGAAGTTGGTTGTCCACCACCATATAAAGCCAAATACGTTACATCACTAAACTTGGTAGATGAATGCCAATGTTCGATGTCTTTTTCACATTTAATTACATCTCCTTCTTTCAAAATAACAGGCTCATTTCCTCTCTCCTGATAATAGGCTTCTCCATCTACAATTATTAAGACTTGCGCCGTTCCATGTTTATGCCAGTCCAAGGTTGAGTTTGCTTTAAAAGTTGCTTTTGTAATGTTATAACCCAATTCCTCATCATCGTGAATAATTGCATTCAACCAAGCTTCTCCGATATAATGAGTATTTGGCGCTTTTGTTCCATCTGTTAGATATGAGGATATCTTGTAATCTGAATTTTGGGAAAATACGGATACAGAGGTTAAAACTAATAGGAGGAAAATTGATTTTTTCATTTTCTTGATATTTAAATATTTCTTGTTTGTTCCGATTTTCATGCTTGCGTACAACGTTTGGGCTATGATTAGTGCGGGGCAGAAATCCGACGGATTTCCAACTAAGCACTAAGCAAAAGCAGTTTTTTTTGTTTTAATTTTTAGCTTTCAAAGCAAAATCAAACTGATTTTGCGCACTTTATAAATATACTCAAAGCACTGAACTAAACACCAAAGCCCGCATTAATTATAGCCGTTGTTGGGCACAGGTTTTTTATTTGTTTAGTGCAAATTCAATTGATTGTTCGCAGAGCGCTTAAATAGCATGCTCGATAAATAAAACAGAAAAGCAAAAAATCCGCTTAATAAAAAAACTCCAGGCACACTTGGTGACCATGAAATTTCTGATGGTGGCCAAATAATTATTGCTATCATTGGTACCATCATTTGAACAACAGATGCAACTAATAAAGTTTTTGACATTCCTTTGGCCTTAAATCGAGAAATCAGAGCACCTACCAGACCTACCAAAAAAACTGCACCAAACAAAAGATTGGCATCTTGGTTTTCACTGCCTATAATTCCCACAGCACCGTTCACCCAGAATAGCAAAAAGGCACCCAAAAGTCCTATTACAAAAGCCATTTTATAGGTGGTTTTTTTTGATTTTATCGAGACAATTTCATAGGCGATTCCTATTCCGATCAATACAATTCCCATTATTAAGAAATCGGTCAAGTCCCAGTTTATTTCATCAGTAAATCTCATTGCAATAAACGGAATTAGTAAAGTGCAAATCACAAAGACAATCCAACCAATAAGTCTTTTAGTATCTAAAATCATATTCTAATTTAATGATTTTAACTCATTTTTCATAAACTTTCCATTTTCAGTTTACTTGTGCCCAACGACTAGGCTAAGCGTAGTGCGGTAGTAAGGAAACTTTTCGTTTCCGTCTGCGCACGAAGCTAAAGCTTTTGGTTTTGATTTATTTTTTTCTTGTCTAAAGCTAAATCCCAAAGATTTAGCGATATTATAAATATACACAGACCTTCCGATTTTGCCCTGAATTCCGCATTACGTTTAGGCATTGTTGTCATTAGTTTTATTGCGCTAAAACTCCTATCGATATGTTAGT
The sequence above is drawn from the Cellulophaga sp. Hel_I_12 genome and encodes:
- a CDS encoding cupin domain-containing protein; this translates as MKKSIFLLLVLTSVSVFSQNSDYKISSYLTDGTKAPNTHYIGEAWLNAIIHDDEELGYNITKATFKANSTLDWHKHGTAQVLIIVDGEAYYQERGNEPVILKEGDVIKCEKDIEHWHSSTKFSDVTYLALYGGGQPTSWTEVVTQEYYDEIAEKLKSK